ttctttaaaattttgtagaaatgtcataatttcataaattgcaaaataataaactttaaaatttggattataagattacatatCGGTTATCCAtcagtcatccatcagttcaatcggttagtctcgaggtttagtgatttttttaatatgaatattttaaaaaccaaaattgaattgtcagatctccggattaacggatataatcacaatcgggttgaatttaaaaacattgatttaaatgcaaaaatattttaaatacacactctttaaaaattacaaaatatttgttaagttattagtgaaattttttatcgtaaaatatttcgcgcttctaaagcgcgggtcaaaatctagtatatattaaaagagagtGATGGCCAGAGACAAGTGATATTGTGATAACACGGCGATACATTTGAAGTCTAATAAATGTGGAAATATACGCGCATTCAACCATATAATGTCAACGTGTATATGCACAACTGTCTAGCTCCACCTTGCAACTAACATTATAatataatactagattttgacccgcgctttggaagcgcggaatattttacgatgaaaaatttcactaataatttaacaaatattttggtaatttttaaagagtgttgtatttaatatttttgcatttaaatcagtgtttttaaattcaacccgattgtattataccggttaatccggagatctgacaattcaatttaggttttaaaatatacatattaaaaaaaatcactaaaacccgagactaaccgattgaactgatggatgaccgatatgtaatctaattggatttaaattgtaatagtttcataatttgtaatcttataatccaaattttaaagttcattattttgtaatttatgaaattataacgtttctacaaaattttaaagagaaaatgatatatataaaataactaagattaattattgtattgtttggaaacattgatagtagtataaaaatattgtttggaaacattgataatagtataaagaaataagtatattgtttggaaacatggatagtagtataaagaaaggaacattagtgatttaatgtaggtttaactataaagtataaaggtgtatttaatttaaaaacttacaaaataaatgttaggtccaacagaatgtttctgttttaataagatagatttctATAAGACTAAACTATATCTTCCTCGAACAttcttttctatatatatacacacttaTGTCTTCCTGGATCCTGTCCTAACACACACACTTACCCTTTTCCTCTCTTAGATCTTATCTTCACATAATGGGAAACTACGCTTCTTGCGCTCTAAGCAACAcaacgtcttcttcttcttcatcatcttcaaaaGTGATTCTCCCTGACGGTGAAGTGCGTCACATTCACGCGCCGACCAAAGCCGCCGAGCTTATGATGGAGATTCCTAGCTTCTTCCTCGTCGACGCCAAAACGTTAAAGATCGGTCGGAAACTTAACCCGCTAGCCGCCGACGATGATCTTGAAACTAGAGGCCGACATGTGTACGTCGCTTTCCCCATGACGCGTGCCACGTCATTAGCAAACGCTTCGGACATGGCTCGGTTATTTCTAGCCACCAAGAAACAGCAGCGCCGCCGTGTCGGAACGGCCGTGAAACACTGCCACAACGGCGGAAGGATTTCAccggaggaagaggaggacGTCGAGATGATCTCGGCGGGATCCAAGCTGAGTTTAGAAGGCATCGGTGATCAGTTTTCGGCGGCGGAGTTTATGCATAGAATCTCGAATTCGAAATCTAAGAAACCAAAGTTGGAAACCATAGCTGAAGAAGAATCTGTCCTAAACGCACATGAAATCAAACAAATGTTGGAACTTGATTTTTTCAATGGTTTCTTTTATAGTGTTAGTTCTCGTTTGTAGTATTATTGAGGATGAGCATGTAAATGTAATGATTATGGTTGGGGTTTAACTTGGTTCTTTGATTTTATgaactgaaaattaataatcttaagCTCTTTACCCATTATGATAAAGTCTACAACATTTTTAtagtatttgttttctttaatcagtatttaataatttagtgAATCCTAAAATCAAAACTAcaccattttttttaaacaactaTTAAAATGATTCAAAAGTTGTAGTATTTATACAGACAAAAACATACAGttacaataaacaaatctaCAGACTAAATCCTACAacaaaattctatatatatctAGAGTTCAACCAATGATCacttaatctttttatttttttaagccACTCAATTATTAGTCACGTATTAACATTCAAAACATaattattcatgatttttttcaCAGGGAAGTCTCACAATAATAACACCAGGAACAGTTTCAGAATCTTTTGCTTGTGGAGTTTGTTAAGTGGACAGATATTCAAGAAAAGTTGGAAGTCCAAAATACAGTCTCTGCTGTTATATTTTTCACTTCCAGAGATGGGTTTAGTTGGGATAGTAGTAACCACAAAGCACTTGTTAAACTGGAGTTTCTACACTGCGAAACTACTTTCTAAAATTTGAAAGCAACTGATTCTACTACTACTCCTACTACTGTTACAAGGCTAAAAAGGAACCTTCTATCCTCAACATCACGGTTGCTGCTGGTATCGATTGAATATGAATCTCTTGCAACCTTCTTCCTAAGCAGTGTTTTAAAACATGTTGAATACCAGTGCCACCTTTCAAGTCTCTTTGCCCTGTAAAATCCAACATTACAAAGTTTCTGATTCCacataagattaaaaaaaaaaagtcaagaaGCAGGAGATAGGATCAGTGAGTAAGAAACCACCTTCAACAGAAGACCAACACACAATTGAAGGGACACTGTCagataatttattttcagaCAGAAGTTGACTACATTTGATACTCCAAACGCGAGTGCAGCAGTCATCTcctcctgaaaacaaacatacaaataaaaataactcaTATCATAACACACTAAAACCAAGACATCGCTTTCACTTCGGAAAAGTGTTTAATAAATAACACGTGTCACAAGAGAAGCTGAATAAGTGGTGAAAGAAGAGTCCCACATCGGTAAAGCGGAGAAGAGATGAGTTGTTTATATATGGGTAGAAAGCAGCATTGGTCACGACCTTACTTGAACAGGATCTGTTCTATAGGGGAGTACTTCTGTGTCCTTGATCTCTAAAGAGACAGGCCTTTAAAAACCTGATGATGAATAATGGCCGGGCGATTTGAGTGTGATTAACGGCTTACGAGTCTCTTCGGAGTCTCCGCGCTGTAGAGGATCGCTACCTAGCCTTGTCTTGACCTTGCTAGGGTGGTCGCACGGCTGTCTGATAGGTCTTATCTTTTTTATCTTCCCTATATAAGCTTTCGGAGACTTCTTATATTTTCACaccatgttcttttttttatttcatccTCGAGCTTTCACATATGCATCGCGCGGTTTGGTAATCCGCCGTGAATGTTTGAATTAGGTCTCGAGTCTTAAATTTCCGGTCCTCTAAAACCGGACGTTTACTAACCTATGATTTTATGGTTTACAGAAAACCGGCATCGTTAACCGATCCGTGTCTCCTTTTTCCTTTTTGCCATCAAGCTTTTAGTTTGCAGTCAGTGAAGAAGAAGCGAAGCAATGGAACCAATGACGCCAATCTCGTGCCCTACGACTCCTCGTTGGAACCAAGACAGGCCCTTCCTCACTGGCCGCTTCCACCAGGTTGCTCCTTCTTTagatctttgtttttttctttggattTGTTCTATAATTCTCTCaaatcaaatttgaattttcgacattttttgtttgtttggtaacttaagaaaattaaaaagttgTTAGCTTTGACAAATGGGTTTGTTTATTATCTCAGGAAACAAGGGCAAGCTCCAAACTTGGTGATTCAAAGCGGTTTACTTCAGACACGTCTAGGTATTTCTGAATCTCTAATGACTGAAAGttaattgctttttttttattttccctctTGTGAACACATTCCATGAAACCACTAATCTTTATGGTTTGTGTGTTTTGTCCAAATTCCGTTTGGTTTCAGCAATTCTGGAGTAGAACAGGCTATAGGCTGCTATGACACACCGGTTCAGGTTTGTGTGTCTTGTCTTTTTTTCTCTTGGCTTCCATTTATTCTgtaattttgttattatattgCCTTGAAGCTGGTGGTTAGATAGTTAAAGCTTGAGTTTCGAGGTGTTTAGTTTTTACAAATTGGGATTAACTGTAGATAGAGAAAGGCTTCTCCTTTTCGTGGCATAGACTGGAGTAATTGGTCTATTGTAGAGTTTCCTAGGCTAAGGTTGGGACTTGGTGTCGTTTCTTATGTTTACGTCTGTCTGTTCCAGTAAACTTCATTCTTAAGCTTTTGGTGTGCAGGAACTTATTGTCATTGATGATCTCTTGTCTGCGTTGGTTGGGATTGAAGGGAGATATATATCAATTAAAAGATTCCACGGGAAGGAGGAGAGTGTAACTTTCCAAGTTGATCCATCTATGGATTTGGCGTTACAGGCAAGCAGTAGtcaacacaaaataaaaatcattcttCTTATCCCGGACATTTTTTTAAGCAAGATTGATCTACAGTAGTCAACTGCTGAAAGCGTGTGATTATAACCATGTCATTTAGAGATGCTACAAGAAATTGAACATTGTGAGTATATTCAAAGTTTTGCAGGAATTGGCGAAAAGAATATTCCCTTTATGTGAATGCTTTCTGTTGATTGACCAATTTGTGGAGTCAAGCTCGCAGTTCAAGAACGGGCTAGTCAACCATGCATTTGCAGCTGCACTCAGGGCACTCCTCCTTGTATGTTAGTTTATATAGGTTGCTGCCTTTGTGATGCCTTGtttgttgagttttttttcctttccattACCATTTCATGTGGGGATTTTGCAAACTAGGATTATCGAGCTATGGTTGCACAACTGGAACATCAATTTCGACTTGGAAGACTTTCTCTCCAAGGATTATGGTTTTACTGTCAGGTCTGTCTCTCTGTCCTGACTGTTTATTTGTTGTATAAATTCTGTAAAAAAAGTGTGCTGATTGATTGTTTTTGTATCTCCTCAGCCTATGATGGGATCCATGCGGGCATTGGCTGCAGTAATTCAGCAGGCTTCGGCAAAGCATTTTGTGGGTTCTGGTGTGCTTAATCTTTTGCAGAGTCAGGTAGATTCTTGgctttaattattaaaaaaaataccctttgaattctttttttttgtgtgtgctGGAACTAGCTTTCTTATTATATCTCCTAATCTTGAAGTCTCTCATGCCTAGGCTAAAGCAATGGCTGGTGATAACTCAGTGAGGTCATTGTTAGAGAAAATGAC
This genomic stretch from Raphanus sativus cultivar WK10039 chromosome 3, ASM80110v3, whole genome shotgun sequence harbors:
- the LOC130510189 gene encoding uncharacterized protein LOC130510189 — protein: MGNYASCALSNTTSSSSSSSSKVILPDGEVRHIHAPTKAAELMMEIPSFFLVDAKTLKIGRKLNPLAADDDLETRGRHVYVAFPMTRATSLANASDMARLFLATKKQQRRRVGTAVKHCHNGGRISPEEEEDVEMISAGSKLSLEGIGDQFSAAEFMHRISNSKSKKPKLETIAEEESVLNAHEIKQMLELDFFNGFFYSVSSRL